CATCTTCAAGTGTAAAACCCTGATGAGAAAGGGGAGCTAAAAATCAGCCTGGCAAAACTTGTAATCACAGAGCATTATAGAATTgagaaattaatttcaattgcCCTACTAGTTTAATCCAAGTGTGGCCTTTAGGCAAATGGAAAACTTCTGTAGTGTCTTGATTAACTTACTGTCCGATATGGAAATGAAGTCATATGGCGACCCCCAACATTGATGTGGTATCCATCAACACCAGCACGTAATGTAAGGACAAACATTCTACCCTCTGTAAACGGATATGGCCAGGTCACTTCTGGCTTCTGCTTACGCCCTATAAATCGCTTGAACCATGACGTTGTCTTGGACTCTTTCGAATCTAAAATGTCATTCAGCATCCATTTTTCACATCTCCTGTACCCATCAACTGCCCAGCATGACAAcaaatttacttatatattaaattaacccacaaagaagataaaaaattatgcagaaaaataataattatggaactctacaataattattttagactGAATGCCATTCTACACAAATTATTACCCactatattataaaatagtCAAACAATCAGGAACTATTTTCTGCCATACtattatttatcaaatattaataaacaaaaattacccATATCACAAAAACTAGAGAAGTTGCATTAGTTTATTATCCTTGCCTTTTGTTCACGGTGATAGTTGGGTTCTCATGAGAGAAAATGTCAGGGAGATGTACACATGAGTCTCATGAGCAAACCTTATAAGAGATCAAGAGACCATCTTTAACCGAAAATCTTAAGAGATTGGATTTGTGAGTCTTCTTTCTTATTGTTCATCTTGTTCAAACTCACTTAGAATCCTAACAATAATGATTTTACATACTAATCATAAATAGTTGCCGAAGAAGGATATACCCTGATAGCCAAAAGTCTTAACATCCTTTTATTCCACGTTAACAAAATCTGCAAATGGAACCTTATGTATACAAAAATGCTCATGCAACAACAATCTTGCATCTAATTCTAAGTATGTAAGTATTTGATTAATGTTAACCCAGAACAGCTTTTCTGCCAAAACCTCCAACAACAGCATTTTGGTTAAAGACTTTTCAGAACACAAAACCACTAATCCAAACATTCACCACTATATACAACCCTATAATTATGACAAGAATAAGCATTACTTCTGCTGTGTTTCTTTTAATAACAGGCTACAAACAGCCAATAAGTGTTCTTTGGCTAATTATTCAAGTAACAAGGCACTCTTTATTTTCATGCTCATGtgtcatcatcatcttcttatTCCATCAGTTTCAAGATTACTAAACCTACTTACTTTGCTGTTTTCTTCCCATTCTACATAACGACAATGCAACTCCATCCtgcaagaattttttttccctACTTAACATACTCAAAGTGAACAGGAGACATGATAAAATCGTACCAAGCATTTCTTCAGTATCCTTAGATGGCAAACCATCGCATCTCTGAGATGTTCCCCAGTGCATTCGATAACAAGTATTATGCTCAATAACCGGTCGTTTGCTCCAATCCCCTCTTAACCTAGGATTCAGGTGAAAAATCTTCGGAGGATCTTCCCCTTCCACTGACCTTAGCCCTAGTAATTCAACCACAAACTGTGACACCGAAACCAATACTAATCCATCACCTTTCCCCTTGGACCTCGACCTTGCTTTCACAGTAGCATACTCCTTATGAGCGTGATGAGGTGTTCCTACCACAGTGATTGAAGAACCAGCAGCAAGACCACAAGGAATAAACATCAATCCATCCCCCTTCAACAAATCTTCCCTGCTCATTGATATCCAAGAAGGACACGACTCGGTCTTTCCTTCAATTCTTTCTCCAGCCTCCTTGTTATCAACCTGCTCCAATTCTTTCCAAGCCTTCAACCCCAATGTCCAAGCCTCATCTGCCATTTTCTCCAGCACAGAAAAATCACCAGTCATGTTGCTTCGCCGCAATATTTCCCCGGTAATCCTACCATATCGCCGAGGAATATGCTTCACAGATTCAAGGCCATGATCTTCCTCCTTCGTTGGTTCCTCCTTTGGCCTCAAGGGAGCATCTTGGCCCCTATCATCCACTAACCTCCAATGAAATGCATCTTTATAAACAGAACCAACAAAAGGCTTGCTCAAAGCTGCATCATCAGTGTCCCCAGTAGCAGTCACCCTATCCATTCCAACTCCATTGTAACTCTCATCCCCACTCAACGATGAGACTACTCTCTCAAACTGTGAAAAGTTACACAATATAAAAACCAAGTACAACACCCCAACAGCAACCAAAAAATGAGACAACCTATACCTCCTGGAATTAGAagtttcatttctcaatctctTCATCTTCAAAAACAATAATACAACCTAGTCTACAACAAGTCCCACAAAAACCCCGTAACCCACAAACAAACTCAAAATGTGAAGGTAAACCCACCAATCCAAAGAAAGCAACGTGGCAACGTGTTGGAGAGTGGTTGGTGGGCTTTGAGGGAAAGATGTAAAGAATCAAACTTTCTTGTAAACCAAATCAAATCAACCAATGCAGCAATGATTCGATCAACTGCCATGGGACGCCTAGTCCTACATCATGCGGGAAGTAGCATCTGAAGAAAACCATAAATGGGATGAAGAAGAAATGCTGAAGGTACCCAGATCTTCGATGCTGAAAACATAATGGAAGCAGATAGGTAGGTAGTTGAATGGAACTTTTGTATTAGAGGAATGCACCAAGGGAAGGGGggaataatcaattttaatttttcaaggctcatgagaaagaaaaaagaatagttACGTAAAGAAAGATAGTTCTATATTGttagttaattataaaatattttacatataatctattaattttgataaagaaaaacagTTTAATAAGCGaataatattatagttttattaatattaaatagtgAAAATACAAATGTTGAGAAATTTATCTAAAGATTTTTgcaagacaataaaaaacacaatgactataaaaataagaaaaaaaattgtaaaaaacgGGTTTATTAGAAGTCGTTATCGAAATTCTTATTCTTTACGTACATTAttaagttttatgttttaatttaaaatatattcatcatcAAAAGTTTTtcatacaatatatatttttcaatattattatattccTATATAAATGTCAAATAATAATCTATCTCTATCAAATATGTTTCtttcaatttaagataataacatattaacacctaaaatttttttacactaatttgatatttaaatacttttatactcatttgacacctaaatttttttacacccttctAACAACATCTTTTAGTACTTTTCACATTTTGttacaaataacaatatttactttttaatactATTGTTCTCCTAgataaatttcaaattgttGTCGAATTctatcaaatatttttctttaaatttgagacaacatttttttacacttaaaagtattttacactcatttgacacctaacatttttttacatccatttgacacctaaaactTTTTTACACTCTTTTGACAACATCCCTTagtacttttcactttttttttacaaataacatgttttaccttttaatattattccACCCTAGATAAATGTCAAATAGTTATCgaactttatcaaatatttttcttttactttgaGACAACAACATTTtgacacttaaaatattttgaaaccaATTTgacacataattttttttcttttacatccatttgacatttaaaatatttttacacccatttgacacctgtTTTTTTTACACCCATCTTCCATCtgacacttaaaatatttttacacctatttgacaactaaaatttttttacactcatttgacactcGAAACTTTTTTACATTCTTTTGACAACATCTTTCggtacttttcattttttttttacaaataacaatatttactatttaatattattctacTCCTAGATAAACGTCAAATAGTTGTCGAACTGTATcagatatttttctttcaatttgagacaataatattttgacaccTAAACTATTTTTACCATCATTTGACATCTAAAATTCTTTTACActtatttgacacctaaaatattattacactTATTTggcacctaaaatttttttacactcatttaaAATCTTAAACTTTTTTACACCTTTTTGACAACATCTTTTGATACTTTTGActtggtttaattaatcgtaaggtacccagtttggtactagagtgtcaaattggtacccgtttttaaaaaagtgtcaattgcatcccaacttttaaaaattgtttcaattaggtccctttcagacagagttgactaacgccgttagtcaacgtgccacgtgtcaatctgtggtttttttatttttatttttttaattttttttttttttttaattttttaaatttttttttttaaaaaaaattaaaaatgccacgtgtcaagtccctgtgtgtgccatgtggcattgtcagtaccacgtggcattgtaataccacgtgtcaatgtcactatcagatgccattatgatgatttcgatttagtccccatttatgttttttcgtttcaatttagtacctacttatgtgtatttgattcaattttgacctaataatttttaataattaaaatattttttaataaaattaaaagtaattaagtataaaagtttaaaaaaaattaagtatttgatatttatattaaaatttagtgataaaagtcattttagtacttataaatagcataacattcatacaaataataaatttggtctgaaattgagagaaacattataaatattagtacttaattttgtaaaaatatttatacttaattatttttaatcttataaaaaatggattacaaaaatattttaattattaaaaaaaattttgggacaaaattgaatcagatacatatacttaggtactaaattgaaacaaaaagacatatgtggggaccaaattgaaatcaacacaatgacatctaatagtgacactgacacgtggcattacaatgccacgtgacactgacaatgccacgtgtcacacacagggacttgacacgtggcatttttatttttattttttaaaaatttaaaaaaaaaattaaaaattaaaaaaaaattaaaatttaaaaaaaaaaaatcaaaaaaaccacagattgacacgtggcacgttgactaacggcgttagtcaactctgtctgaaagggacctaattgaaacaattttcaaaagttgggatgcaattgacacttttttaaaagcgggtaccaatttgacactctagtaccaaactgggtaccttacgattaattaaaccctTTTGActttttctatatt
This portion of the Vigna unguiculata cultivar IT97K-499-35 chromosome 6, ASM411807v1, whole genome shotgun sequence genome encodes:
- the LOC114186524 gene encoding hydroxyproline O-galactosyltransferase GALT2-like → MKRLRNETSNSRRYRLSHFLVAVGVLYLVFILCNFSQFERVVSSLSGDESYNGVGMDRVTATGDTDDAALSKPFVGSVYKDAFHWRLVDDRGQDAPLRPKEEPTKEEDHGLESVKHIPRRYGRITGEILRRSNMTGDFSVLEKMADEAWTLGLKAWKELEQVDNKEAGERIEGKTESCPSWISMSREDLLKGDGLMFIPCGLAAGSSITVVGTPHHAHKEYATVKARSRSKGKGDGLVLVSVSQFVVELLGLRSVEGEDPPKIFHLNPRLRGDWSKRPVIEHNTCYRMHWGTSQRCDGLPSKDTEEMLVDGYRRCEKWMLNDILDSKESKTTSWFKRFIGRKQKPEVTWPYPFTEGRMFVLTLRAGVDGYHINVGGRHMTSFPYRTGFTLEDATGLVVKGDLDVHSVFATSLPTSDPIFSPQRVLEMSETWKASALPKHAVRLFIGVLSASNHFAERMAVRKTWMQAATIKSSDVVVRFFVALNPRKEVNTVLRKEASYFGDIVILPFMDRYDLVVLKTMAICEFGIQNVSTAYIMKVDDDTFIRVDTILKEIEAVPRNKPLYMGNLNLLHRPMRNGKWAVTYEEWPEEVYPPYANGPAYILSRDIVTFIISQHKERRLRLFKMEDVSMGMWVGRFNNTVAAVQYSHNWKFCQYGCMEGYFTAHYQSPRQLVCLWDNLSRGRARCCNF